A genome region from Pleurocapsa minor HA4230-MV1 includes the following:
- a CDS encoding carotenoid oxygenase family protein, with protein MSVDVNKFRNFTDSDSLCEEIKIEGDWPDNLSGHIFIVAPYHRRSDRHLFAGEGVIIRCDLQPQGGKIQVRRQKLTTWDSFWHSIQSPISEILPEAFFPARLGLIGIAEIANTGIVNFDGRPIMTADAGRYWEVDPISLETITPIGYFDEHIVSIPLSLFPLVANTAHPFYDPNTHELITCELKSQLRPGKLFTDMVSAVYITSWDGEGSLKHWELEGTVLDGSPHTAIVTEKLIMIPDMPFQIGVATLLGIKVSPLQAYPKTQIYLVNRQDLQPDLKPVPSRLITFEGDSYHFLCNYQHDDDNKINLVAVQQATISVSDAIKPDDVRHFSGDRYTSEYHGIPWMFAFDPGVLRKVVIKNDAKSAQVISQEAFIHPGWFSTLLYTADPRELFAPQGHSAIYQAYGGYHQDLICRRQYLSFRDHVNRILTDEQLPKHDLPSVLAKVDLAQNWQELTQKIKTEQEQNPDTPVFNLGKELLDFYVCPDEYIFDSIQFIPQEQNKGAIFATVLGPQGSEVWLFAAEHLSQGPIAKLQPPSINFGFTLHSEYFEQISPRQSHYNVDRWQSAIRSALKVPYEFLMNRPSDILNRKVN; from the coding sequence ATGTCAGTTGATGTTAACAAATTTCGTAATTTTACCGATTCTGATAGTTTGTGTGAAGAGATTAAGATTGAAGGAGATTGGCCAGATAACTTATCGGGTCATATTTTTATTGTTGCTCCTTATCACCGTAGAAGCGATCGCCATTTATTTGCTGGAGAAGGGGTAATTATCAGGTGCGATCTCCAGCCACAAGGAGGAAAAATCCAAGTTCGGCGTCAAAAATTAACTACTTGGGATAGTTTTTGGCACTCAATACAATCGCCAATTAGCGAAATTTTACCCGAAGCTTTTTTTCCTGCCAGGCTTGGTCTAATTGGTATCGCAGAGATTGCTAATACAGGCATTGTTAATTTCGATGGTAGACCAATTATGACCGCAGATGCAGGGCGTTATTGGGAGGTAGATCCCATCAGCCTCGAAACTATCACCCCAATAGGCTACTTTGACGAACATATTGTTTCTATTCCCCTATCCCTTTTTCCCTTGGTGGCAAATACAGCTCATCCTTTTTACGATCCTAATACCCATGAGCTAATTACCTGCGAATTAAAGTCGCAACTCCGTCCAGGAAAATTATTTACCGATATGGTGAGTGCGGTTTATATCACCAGTTGGGATGGGGAAGGCAGTTTAAAGCATTGGGAATTAGAAGGGACGGTTCTTGACGGTAGCCCGCATACAGCAATAGTGACCGAAAAATTGATTATGATTCCCGATATGCCATTTCAGATTGGCGTGGCAACCTTGTTGGGCATCAAAGTTTCGCCTTTACAAGCTTATCCCAAAACGCAAATTTATCTGGTCAACCGCCAAGATCTCCAACCAGATCTTAAACCTGTTCCATCACGCCTGATCACTTTTGAGGGCGACAGTTACCACTTTCTCTGTAATTATCAACACGATGATGACAATAAAATCAATTTAGTTGCCGTACAGCAAGCAACCATTAGTGTCAGTGATGCAATCAAACCAGATGATGTCAGACATTTTAGCGGCGATCGCTATACTTCAGAATATCATGGCATACCTTGGATGTTTGCCTTCGATCCTGGAGTCTTGCGTAAGGTCGTAATTAAAAACGATGCTAAGTCTGCTCAAGTAATTAGCCAAGAGGCTTTCATCCATCCAGGTTGGTTTTCCACGCTGCTGTATACTGCTGACCCCAGAGAGCTTTTTGCGCCTCAAGGACACTCAGCTATCTATCAAGCTTATGGCGGATACCATCAAGATTTAATCTGCCGTCGTCAATATCTAAGTTTCCGTGACCATGTGAATAGAATTTTAACCGACGAACAACTTCCTAAACACGATCTTCCTTCCGTTTTAGCGAAAGTTGATCTGGCTCAAAATTGGCAGGAACTTACCCAGAAGATTAAAACAGAACAAGAACAAAATCCTGATACTCCTGTGTTTAATTTAGGTAAAGAACTGCTCGATTTTTATGTTTGTCCTGATGAGTATATTTTTGATAGTATTCAATTTATTCCTCAAGAACAGAATAAAGGAGCTATTTTTGCTACAGTGTTAGGCCCTCAAGGTTCTGAAGTGTGGCTATTTGCTGCCGAACATCTTAGTCAAGGGCCGATTGCTAAACTTCAGCCTCCGTCAATCAATTTTGGTTTTACTTTACATTCAGAGTATTTTGAACAAATTAGTCCCAGGCAATCTCATTACAATGTGGATAGATGGCAATCTGCTAT
- a CDS encoding gluconokinase, with protein MFYVIMGVSGTGKSTIGKLLSDRTGWDFYDADDFHSPANLDKLNRGIALTDSDRLPWLKELQQLIAHVLDSKKQGILACSALKAQYRQILQGGSSEVVFIYLKGDYDCIQNRVQQRTGHFMNPNLLRSQFDTLEEPQDALTIDVALNPGAMVEEILQKITDY; from the coding sequence ATGTTTTACGTGATCATGGGAGTTTCAGGCACAGGAAAATCAACTATTGGCAAACTGCTAAGCGATCGCACTGGCTGGGATTTTTATGATGCTGATGATTTTCATTCTCCAGCCAATCTTGACAAACTGAATCGTGGTATTGCTTTAACAGATAGCGATCGCCTACCTTGGTTGAAAGAACTTCAGCAGTTAATCGCTCACGTTCTAGATAGCAAGAAACAGGGTATATTAGCTTGTTCTGCTCTCAAAGCGCAATATCGTCAAATTCTGCAAGGAGGAAGTTCTGAGGTTGTTTTTATCTATCTTAAAGGTGATTATGACTGTATTCAAAACAGGGTTCAACAGCGTACAGGACATTTTATGAATCCTAATCTGCTTCGCAGTCAATTTGACACCTTAGAAGAACCGCAAGATGCCTTAACAATCGATGTCGCTCTTAATCCTGGAGCAATGGTGGAAGAGATTTTGCAGAAGATTACTGATTACTGA
- the crtH gene encoding carotene isomerase produces MNAMTITPTTTSYDVVVIGSGIGGLVTATQLAAKGAKVLVLERYLIPGGSGGYFERGEYRFDVGASMIFGFGDKGTTNLLTRALAAVDMKIETFADPVQIHYHLPDGLELKVHRDYEAFLQELIAIFPHEEQGIRAFYGKCWEVFNYLNSMELLSLEEPRYLMRVFFQKPFSCLGLAKYLPLNVGDLARKHIKDPKLLQFIDMECYLWSVVPADKTPMINAGMVFSDRHYGGINYPKGGVGQIAQKLADGLIQAGGEIKYKARVTEIMLENGRAVGVKLADNSEYRAKKVVSNATRWDTFGKLIPPEHTPKKEIKWQQRYQKSPSFLSLHLGVAANVLPKGTDCHHILLESWDKMESNEGTIFVSIPTLLDPSLAPPGYHIIHTFTPSWIEDWQGLSPQEYQEKKEVAATKLIQRLEAIFPGLAAGLDYQEVGTPRTHRRFLGREDGTYGPVPSRKLAGLLGMPFNRTSIPGLYCVGDSTFPGQGLNAVAFSGMSCGHRVAVDLGL; encoded by the coding sequence ATGAATGCGATGACAATAACACCTACTACAACATCTTATGACGTGGTAGTTATAGGTTCTGGTATTGGTGGTTTGGTAACGGCTACTCAACTAGCAGCCAAAGGAGCGAAAGTACTAGTTTTGGAACGTTATTTGATTCCAGGTGGTAGTGGTGGTTATTTTGAGCGTGGCGAGTACCGCTTTGATGTGGGAGCATCAATGATTTTTGGTTTTGGGGACAAGGGGACAACCAACCTTTTGACTCGTGCTTTAGCAGCAGTGGATATGAAAATTGAAACTTTTGCCGACCCCGTGCAGATTCATTACCATTTGCCCGATGGCTTGGAACTCAAGGTTCATCGCGATTATGAAGCATTTCTTCAGGAGTTGATTGCCATCTTTCCCCATGAAGAACAGGGAATTCGGGCATTCTATGGCAAATGTTGGGAAGTATTCAACTATCTTAATTCAATGGAGTTGCTTTCCTTAGAAGAACCTCGCTATCTAATGCGAGTATTTTTCCAAAAGCCTTTTTCCTGCCTAGGTTTAGCTAAATATTTACCCCTGAACGTTGGCGATCTTGCCCGCAAGCATATTAAAGACCCCAAGCTGTTGCAATTTATTGATATGGAGTGTTATCTCTGGTCAGTCGTACCTGCTGATAAAACTCCGATGATTAATGCGGGAATGGTATTTAGCGATCGCCATTACGGAGGTATCAATTATCCTAAAGGTGGTGTGGGGCAAATTGCGCAAAAACTCGCTGATGGTTTAATTCAGGCTGGGGGGGAGATTAAGTACAAAGCCAGAGTTACCGAAATTATGTTAGAAAATGGTCGAGCTGTTGGAGTTAAGCTTGCCGACAACAGCGAATATCGGGCTAAAAAAGTAGTTTCTAATGCGACACGCTGGGACACCTTTGGTAAATTAATTCCCCCTGAGCATACTCCTAAAAAAGAAATTAAATGGCAGCAAAGATATCAAAAATCTCCTAGCTTCCTCAGTTTGCATTTAGGAGTTGCCGCTAACGTATTGCCTAAAGGAACAGACTGTCATCATATTCTGTTAGAAAGCTGGGACAAAATGGAATCAAACGAAGGCACGATTTTTGTCTCGATTCCTACTTTGCTCGACCCTAGTTTGGCGCCTCCAGGCTATCACATCATTCACACCTTTACCCCAAGCTGGATAGAAGATTGGCAAGGACTATCACCTCAAGAGTATCAAGAGAAAAAAGAGGTGGCAGCAACTAAACTAATTCAGCGTCTAGAAGCAATTTTCCCTGGACTTGCTGCGGGTTTAGATTACCAAGAAGTGGGTACTCCCCGCACTCATCGTCGCTTTTTAGGTAGAGAAGATGGTACTTATGGCCCAGTTCCCAGCCGTAAATTGGCTGGCTTGTTAGGAATGCCTTTCAATCGCACCAGTATCCCTGGACTGTATTGCGTGGGTGACAGTACTTTTCCTGGTCAAGGTTTAAACGCCGTTGCTTTCTCTGGCATGAGTTGTGGGCATCGTGTGGCAGTAGACTTGGGGCTATAA
- a CDS encoding HAMP domain-containing histidine kinase translates to MQNWLLQNLSDVLNRELELQLGTAQTASYSDVEQISEKKSQKYYSHKYHLAELNAEREWHGAIASVEELLLSEINGNQQPESTKSGLVFSAPVPLFSKLELVSSFQSAIFTPNAFKVNALMPCRHATEHIVRQDTTPVIELPLIPQDPIAQEQFCLVLTANFGLILVLGTDAEGNPKFHFSFDPVTLGKVWTTLRSRLVITKYHNLAELDRLIEQFAPPTPDYQLVTSFSRRLLHHIPALEYLSANSRQVETVAAVAESAGAVFPGNGATSCVEMELLQALTHEVRTPLTTIRTLTKLLLKRKQDFKPNVIQRLQTIDRECTEQIERMELIFRAAELESTPLNAKPVELVAFSLEQVFQQSIPRWQEKAKRRNVELDFTLPSSLPRIISDPGMLDTVLTGLMESCTRSLPTGGHIDVKVSTAGNQLKLQVLSQASNTDNPFKSLGQLLTFQPATGCLSLNLDATKNIFQALGGKLTVRQRQEQGKELTIFLPLGNSYQTSKV, encoded by the coding sequence GTGCAAAACTGGTTGCTACAGAATTTAAGCGATGTACTTAATCGAGAATTAGAATTACAGCTTGGTACAGCTCAAACTGCCTCCTATTCAGATGTTGAGCAGATAAGTGAGAAAAAGTCGCAAAAATATTACAGTCACAAATATCACTTGGCAGAGTTAAATGCCGAAAGAGAATGGCACGGAGCGATCGCTTCTGTCGAAGAATTACTCTTGTCTGAAATCAATGGCAACCAGCAGCCAGAATCAACTAAATCAGGTCTAGTTTTTTCTGCTCCTGTACCTTTATTTAGTAAATTAGAACTAGTATCAAGCTTTCAGTCAGCAATATTTACCCCTAATGCTTTTAAGGTAAATGCGCTGATGCCCTGTCGCCATGCGACTGAACATATAGTTAGACAAGACACTACGCCAGTCATAGAGCTACCTCTAATTCCTCAAGATCCCATCGCTCAAGAACAATTTTGCTTAGTACTGACTGCTAACTTTGGTCTAATTTTGGTTTTAGGCACAGATGCAGAAGGTAATCCTAAATTTCATTTTTCTTTCGACCCTGTTACTTTGGGGAAAGTGTGGACTACGTTGCGATCGCGTTTAGTAATTACCAAATATCATAATTTAGCTGAATTAGATCGTTTAATCGAGCAATTTGCACCTCCTACTCCAGATTATCAATTAGTAACTAGCTTTAGTCGCCGTTTATTACATCACATACCCGCTCTAGAGTATTTATCAGCTAATTCTCGTCAAGTTGAAACAGTGGCAGCAGTTGCTGAATCAGCAGGAGCAGTTTTTCCAGGTAATGGTGCTACCAGTTGCGTGGAAATGGAGCTATTACAAGCGCTGACACACGAAGTTCGGACTCCTTTAACCACGATTCGTACTTTAACGAAACTACTCTTAAAACGTAAACAAGACTTTAAACCCAACGTAATTCAAAGATTACAAACCATCGATCGCGAATGTACCGAACAGATCGAGCGCATGGAACTGATTTTTCGCGCTGCGGAATTAGAATCTACGCCTCTTAACGCCAAGCCAGTAGAGCTAGTTGCCTTTTCTTTAGAACAAGTGTTTCAGCAAAGTATTCCTCGTTGGCAGGAAAAAGCTAAACGACGTAATGTAGAGCTGGATTTTACTCTGCCTTCTAGCTTACCTAGAATAATTAGCGATCCTGGGATGTTAGATACAGTTTTAACGGGACTGATGGAAAGCTGTACTCGTAGTTTGCCCACAGGAGGACACATTGATGTGAAGGTTTCGACAGCTGGAAATCAGCTTAAGTTACAGGTGCTTTCTCAAGCTAGCAACACTGATAATCCTTTTAAATCTTTAGGACAGTTACTCACCTTTCAGCCAGCAACAGGTTGTCTTAGCCTTAATTTAGATGCCACTAAAAATATCTTTCAGGCTTTGGGAGGTAAACTTACTGTAAGACAACGACAAGAGCAGGGTAAAGAGCTAACTATTTTCCTTCCTTTAGGCAATTCATATCAAACCTCAAAGGTGTAA
- a CDS encoding class A beta-lactamase-related serine hydrolase, which yields MKNKSQFSTKNQSYLEKDLCLFDLFYLFKIGSISILTTLIMIGIWQIAKLNHQPPGNLSAKEISKNIITKSLINSDSNLHDNQIEKASTTYPTSLPETRLTPRQKLVYNVKVNPNIRQSQDLQKIVDRVINLASKKGLPTTSLSVTLIDLKTGEEASYQQEKPRYPASVVKLYWLVMLQAQLQEKNLIEDEQLSLDLHKMMKKSDNEAASRILDRISDTQSGSNLNTKELELWLNKRKQTNRFFIDAGYEDLNISQKTFPIPYLKLYSPQGRELQMRENKDNPIRNKITTKQTSRLMYEIVKRQAVSSDKSSKMLNLLAIDATTRIKSRVDKDPNIFNNVRGFFSQSLPDDIYFAAKAGWTSESRGETAYIATADQKTEYILTIFAEDRSYAHDWNIFPEMSRLVFNDMKVRNNMN from the coding sequence ATGAAAAATAAATCTCAGTTCTCTACAAAAAATCAAAGTTATTTAGAAAAAGATCTTTGTTTATTTGACCTATTTTATTTGTTTAAAATAGGATCTATATCTATACTAACTACATTAATAATGATTGGTATTTGGCAAATAGCTAAATTAAATCATCAACCACCGGGAAATTTAAGCGCTAAAGAAATATCAAAAAATATCATTACTAAAAGTTTAATTAATAGTGATTCAAACTTACATGATAATCAAATAGAAAAAGCGTCCACAACGTATCCTACTTCTTTGCCTGAGACTCGATTAACACCGAGGCAAAAGCTAGTTTACAATGTAAAAGTTAACCCAAATATACGTCAAAGTCAAGATTTACAAAAAATAGTAGATCGAGTTATAAATTTGGCTTCAAAGAAAGGTTTGCCAACCACTTCTTTATCAGTTACATTAATCGATCTGAAAACTGGTGAAGAAGCTTCGTATCAACAAGAAAAACCTAGATATCCTGCAAGCGTTGTGAAACTTTATTGGTTAGTTATGCTTCAAGCTCAATTACAAGAGAAAAATTTGATTGAAGATGAACAACTGAGCTTAGACTTGCACAAAATGATGAAAAAGTCAGATAACGAAGCTGCTAGTCGCATTTTAGATCGAATTAGTGATACTCAATCTGGTTCAAATCTAAACACTAAAGAGCTTGAGCTTTGGTTAAATAAAAGGAAGCAAACCAATCGCTTTTTTATCGATGCGGGATATGAAGATTTAAATATTAGTCAGAAAACTTTTCCTATTCCCTACCTCAAACTTTATTCACCACAAGGAAGAGAATTACAGATGAGAGAAAATAAAGATAACCCGATTCGTAATAAGATAACCACCAAACAAACTTCTCGACTAATGTATGAAATTGTCAAACGACAAGCAGTTTCTTCGGATAAAAGCTCTAAAATGCTAAATTTATTAGCTATTGATGCTACTACTAGAATTAAAAGTAGAGTTGATAAAGACCCAAATATATTTAACAATGTACGCGGTTTTTTTAGTCAATCTTTGCCAGACGATATCTATTTTGCAGCCAAAGCAGGGTGGACTTCAGAATCAAGAGGAGAAACCGCATATATAGCTACTGCCGATCAAAAAACAGAGTACATATTAACAATTTTTGCAGAAGATCGTAGTTATGCTCATGACTGGAATATTTTTCCTGAAATGTCACGACTTGTTTTCAATGATATGAAAGTGCGAAACAATATGAACTAA
- a CDS encoding ARC6/PARC6 family protein, which produces MSSSKLKRDIQLLEKQLEEIDIKISDPIERSEQKKQLEREIRKLERSKSQIEQLEQEQQELESLKSEFTLNSNELVDKRKSTQDKQVEHTASVVDISMAVEPEINLSKQREDSQVINTNQSEKNSDVTPINPPSNNSKQSGTAWIIGGMIGFFIFLGLIINGHQANQTASNIEQQTSESIEVEKSSDESLPSTETYQQTDLSLSNLEIENASQSIPSFTQQEAVNLLARWLDAKSQIFAPPFNRELGAELLTGKAYYDNIGSPEGSVAWLQDNASYYIYDLQSIDSVENFAVNEDYATIEVIVTEQRTLYNQYGNIDRNASGFDTRLVRYDLESENGQWKIADYQTIKKIK; this is translated from the coding sequence ATTGAGCGGAGCGAGCAAAAAAAACAATTAGAAAGAGAAATTAGAAAGCTTGAACGTTCTAAAAGTCAGATAGAACAACTCGAACAAGAACAGCAAGAACTTGAATCTCTCAAATCTGAGTTTACATTAAATAGTAATGAGTTAGTAGATAAAAGAAAATCTACACAAGACAAACAAGTAGAGCATACCGCTTCTGTAGTCGATATCTCTATGGCAGTAGAGCCAGAAATTAATCTGAGTAAACAAAGAGAAGATAGCCAAGTTATTAATACAAACCAGAGTGAAAAGAATTCTGATGTTACTCCAATTAATCCTCCATCCAACAACTCAAAACAATCAGGAACAGCTTGGATTATTGGTGGTATGATTGGATTCTTTATTTTCTTAGGTTTAATAATAAATGGTCACCAAGCAAATCAAACAGCAAGCAATATCGAACAACAAACTTCTGAATCTATAGAAGTAGAAAAATCATCAGATGAATCTCTCCCATCCACAGAAACTTATCAACAAACAGATTTATCTTTATCAAACCTTGAAATAGAAAACGCTTCTCAGTCAATTCCATCATTTACTCAACAAGAAGCTGTTAACTTACTAGCAAGATGGTTAGATGCCAAAAGTCAAATATTTGCTCCGCCGTTTAATAGAGAATTAGGGGCTGAATTGCTCACTGGCAAAGCTTATTACGATAATATAGGCAGTCCTGAAGGATCGGTTGCTTGGCTGCAAGATAATGCCTCTTACTATATCTATGATCTTCAAAGTATTGACTCAGTAGAAAATTTTGCTGTGAACGAGGATTACGCCACTATTGAAGTAATTGTGACAGAACAACGTACTCTTTATAATCAATACGGCAATATAGATCGTAATGCTAGTGGTTTCGATACCAGATTAGTACGCTATGATCTTGAGTCTGAAAATGGACAGTGGAAAATAGCTGATTACCAAACCATAAAAAAAATTAAATAG